Below is a window of Virgibacillus sp. NKC19-3 DNA.
CGAATCATGTCTTTCATCTACATCCATTTTTCAAACATTGCAGCGCGTTGGATATCAAGATACTGTTTCATGCTCATATCCAAGCCTACGAATATTTTTTTAATATCTGCCACTCCTACATCGATCTCCCGTAAGGCTAAAATGGTACTTAAACGGAGAAGATCCTTTTCCGTAAAATACCTGTAATCATTGAATATATCCTTTTGTGGAGAAATTAATCCCTTTTCTTCATAAAAGCGAATGGCTCTTGAAGTCGTGTTCATTAAGTTTGCTACGTCTTTGATATACATGCTATCCTCTCCCTTATCCT
It encodes the following:
- a CDS encoding MerR family transcriptional regulator translates to MYIKDVANLMNTTSRAIRFYEEKGLISPQKDIFNDYRYFTEKDLLRLSTILALREIDVGVADIKKIFVGLDMSMKQYLDIQRAAMFEKWM